A window of Corallococcus macrosporus DSM 14697 contains these coding sequences:
- a CDS encoding non-ribosomal peptide synthetase has protein sequence MNGIDGLLTRLRKHDVRLWMEGERLRFNAPPGVMTPDLLGELKSHKEELVSFLQQVGQSLQSAADLIPVAPRDGTLPLSSGQQRMWFLEQFQGPSGAYNMPAALRLEGALDVAALQRSLDEIVRRHEVLRTTYGQQQGQPFQSVLPPAPVTMAEVDLQHLPADARLAEVRRRATEEAGRPFDLSRDLPLRLALLRLEPREHVLLLTLHHVACDGWSLGVLIRELAALYRAFSTGEPSPLPEPALQYSDFARWQQQRATNGGLQPHLAWWREYLTGAPALLELPTDRPRPAHQRFQGATHRFTVPAELTARLKQRSREAEATLFMTLLSAFGVLLSRTSRQADLVIGTPIANRVPQTEPLIGLFVNSLPLRLQVDGARPFSELLARVRQDTLKAYAHQTLPFEQLVEALQPARDPSYSPLFQVLFTLQNTPSEVLSLSGLTLEQLEVESGTTQFDLSLSMAETAQGLLSELNYNTDLFDGVTIERMSGHLLTLLAGIAETPALPVADLPLLTGPERHRLLREWNDTAVDLPLPDSLHGLFEQQVARRPDATAARFESRAVTYRELDEQANRLANRLRQLGVEPGHRVGIFLERSLELLVGLLGILKAGAAYVPLDPLYPPDRLAHILDDSGVSLLLTEPALAAQVPAYHGKRMLLAEAAGAPATRPQVTLAGSNLAYVLYTSGSTGRPKGVAVPHAAVVNFMASMQRAPGMTEQDTLFAVTTVAFDISVLELFLPLSVGGGVVIASRETAVDGTRLLRALAESGASVMQATPSTWRMLLTLGWTGSPSLKLLCGGEALPSELVEPLCARGASLWNMYGPTETTIWSTTARLEPGGRLTLGRPIGNTQVYVLDAAMHPVPMGVTGALYIGGHGVAQGYLHRPDLTAERFVPDPFGQTPGGRLYATGDLVRALPDGTLEYLGRGDGQVKLRGFRIELGEIEARLAQAPGVQEAAVKLWDVSGHAELVAYVRADTAPEALTLRQHLAAHLPAYMVPGHFVMLESFPRTANGKLDRKALPAPSSSQRASAAYEAPRTPTEVQLAAIWRDVLAVEQVGARDSFFDLGGQSMKAVQVVARIQETWKVDVSLRVLFEHPTLEALAKHLESLQQPGAPAAPPPLVARPRQARRVQAATRAELNLPDSTSSKKE, from the coding sequence GTGAACGGTATCGACGGATTGCTGACCCGGCTGCGCAAGCACGACGTGCGCCTGTGGATGGAAGGCGAGCGCCTGCGCTTCAACGCGCCGCCGGGCGTGATGACGCCCGACCTGCTCGGGGAGCTGAAGTCCCACAAGGAGGAGCTGGTCTCCTTCCTCCAGCAGGTCGGCCAGTCGCTCCAGAGCGCCGCGGACCTCATCCCCGTGGCCCCGCGTGACGGGACGCTGCCGCTGTCCTCGGGGCAGCAGCGCATGTGGTTCCTGGAGCAGTTCCAGGGCCCCAGCGGCGCGTACAACATGCCCGCCGCGCTGCGACTCGAAGGCGCGCTGGACGTCGCGGCGCTCCAGCGGAGCCTGGACGAAATCGTCCGGCGTCACGAGGTGCTGCGCACCACCTATGGGCAGCAGCAGGGCCAGCCCTTCCAGAGCGTCCTGCCTCCCGCACCGGTGACGATGGCCGAGGTGGACCTGCAGCACCTGCCGGCCGATGCGCGGCTGGCGGAGGTCCGGCGGCGCGCGACGGAAGAAGCAGGCAGGCCCTTTGACCTGTCGCGCGACCTGCCCCTGCGCCTTGCCCTGTTGCGGCTGGAGCCCCGTGAGCACGTGCTGCTGCTCACGCTCCACCACGTCGCCTGCGACGGCTGGTCCCTGGGCGTCCTCATCCGGGAGCTGGCGGCGCTCTACCGCGCGTTCAGCACGGGTGAGCCGTCTCCCCTGCCCGAGCCGGCGCTTCAGTACAGCGACTTCGCGCGCTGGCAGCAGCAACGTGCCACCAACGGTGGCCTCCAGCCGCACCTCGCCTGGTGGCGCGAATATCTGACGGGCGCCCCCGCGCTGCTGGAGCTGCCCACGGACCGGCCTCGTCCCGCCCACCAGCGGTTCCAGGGCGCGACGCACCGCTTCACCGTCCCGGCGGAGCTGACCGCCCGGCTCAAGCAGCGAAGCCGCGAGGCGGAGGCCACGCTGTTCATGACGCTGCTGTCCGCGTTCGGCGTGCTCCTGTCCCGGACGAGCCGGCAGGCGGACCTCGTCATCGGCACGCCCATCGCCAACCGCGTGCCCCAGACGGAGCCCCTCATCGGCCTCTTCGTCAACTCGTTGCCGCTGCGGCTCCAGGTGGACGGCGCGCGCCCGTTCTCCGAGCTGCTGGCGCGCGTGCGCCAGGACACGCTGAAGGCCTACGCCCACCAGACGCTGCCCTTCGAGCAACTGGTCGAGGCGCTCCAGCCGGCGCGCGACCCCAGCTACTCCCCGCTCTTCCAGGTGCTGTTCACGCTCCAGAACACACCGTCCGAGGTCCTCTCGCTCTCCGGGCTCACGCTGGAGCAGCTCGAGGTCGAGAGCGGCACCACCCAGTTCGACCTGTCCCTGTCGATGGCGGAGACGGCGCAGGGGCTGCTCAGCGAGCTGAACTACAACACGGACTTGTTCGACGGCGTCACCATCGAGCGGATGTCCGGGCACCTGCTCACGCTGCTCGCGGGCATCGCGGAGACCCCCGCCCTGCCCGTGGCGGACCTGCCGCTGCTGACCGGCCCCGAGCGCCACCGGCTCCTCCGGGAGTGGAACGACACCGCGGTCGACCTGCCCCTGCCCGACAGCCTCCATGGCCTCTTCGAGCAGCAGGTCGCGCGGCGTCCGGACGCCACCGCCGCGCGCTTCGAGTCGCGCGCGGTGACCTACCGGGAGCTGGACGAACAGGCGAACCGGTTGGCGAACCGCCTGCGCCAGCTCGGCGTGGAGCCGGGACACCGCGTGGGCATCTTCCTGGAGCGCTCGCTGGAGCTGCTCGTGGGGCTGCTCGGCATCCTGAAGGCGGGCGCGGCGTACGTGCCGCTGGACCCGCTGTATCCACCGGACCGGCTGGCGCACATCCTGGACGACAGTGGCGTCTCGCTGCTGCTGACCGAGCCGGCGCTGGCCGCGCAGGTGCCCGCCTATCACGGCAAGCGCATGCTGCTGGCGGAGGCCGCTGGCGCTCCGGCGACGCGGCCCCAGGTGACGCTCGCGGGCTCGAACCTGGCCTACGTGCTCTACACCTCCGGCTCCACGGGCCGTCCCAAGGGCGTGGCCGTGCCGCACGCCGCGGTCGTCAACTTCATGGCGTCCATGCAGCGGGCGCCGGGGATGACGGAGCAGGACACGCTGTTCGCGGTGACGACGGTGGCCTTCGACATCTCCGTCCTCGAGCTCTTCCTGCCCCTGAGCGTGGGCGGCGGCGTCGTCATCGCCAGCCGCGAGACGGCCGTGGATGGCACCCGGCTGCTGCGCGCGCTGGCGGAGAGTGGCGCCTCGGTGATGCAGGCCACGCCCTCCACCTGGCGGATGCTGTTGACGCTGGGGTGGACGGGGAGTCCCTCGCTGAAGCTGCTCTGCGGTGGAGAGGCCCTGCCCTCCGAGCTCGTCGAGCCGCTGTGTGCGCGCGGTGCCTCGCTGTGGAACATGTACGGGCCCACCGAGACGACCATCTGGTCCACCACCGCGCGCCTGGAGCCGGGCGGGCGACTCACCCTGGGCCGCCCCATTGGCAACACGCAGGTGTACGTGCTGGACGCGGCCATGCACCCGGTGCCCATGGGCGTGACGGGCGCGCTGTACATCGGCGGGCACGGCGTGGCGCAGGGCTACCTCCACCGGCCGGACCTGACGGCGGAGCGCTTCGTGCCGGACCCCTTTGGCCAGACGCCGGGTGGCCGGCTCTATGCCACGGGCGACCTGGTGCGCGCGCTGCCCGACGGCACGCTGGAGTACCTGGGCCGCGGTGATGGGCAGGTGAAGCTGCGCGGCTTCCGCATCGAGCTGGGTGAGATTGAAGCCCGGCTGGCACAAGCCCCCGGCGTCCAGGAAGCCGCCGTGAAGCTGTGGGACGTGTCCGGCCACGCGGAGCTGGTCGCCTATGTGCGTGCCGACACGGCGCCCGAAGCCCTGACGCTCCGCCAGCATCTGGCGGCCCACCTGCCGGCGTACATGGTGCCTGGCCACTTCGTGATGCTGGAGTCCTTCCCCCGGACGGCCAACGGCAAGCTGGACCGCAAGGCGCTCCCCGCGCCCTCGTCGAGCCAACGCGCGTCGGCGGCCTACGAGGCCCCGCGTACGCCCACCGAAGTCCAGCTCGCGGCCATCTGGCGCGACGTCCTGGCGGTGGAGCAGGTCGGCGCGCGCGACAGCTTCTTCGACCTGGGAGGCCAGTCGATGAAGGCCGTCCAGGTGGTGGCCCGCATCCAGGAGACCTGGAAGGTGGACGTGTCGCTCCGCGTGCTCTTCGAGCACCCCACGCTCGAAGCGCTGGCGAAGCACCTGGAGTCGCTCCAGCAGCCCGGCGCGCCCGCCGCTCCGCCGCCGCTGGTGGCCCGCCCCCGGCAGGCCCGCCGCGTCCAGGCAGCGACACGCGCCGAGCTGAACCTCCCTGACTCGACTTCATCGAAGAAGGAGTAG